A window from Pseudomonas kribbensis encodes these proteins:
- a CDS encoding DNA topoisomerase IB: protein MPDIALTDVLPSDLHYVDDTQPGLTRKKLRGKFCYFDAIGQRIRDPDEIKRINALAVPPAYTDVWICADPRGHLQATGRDARGRKQYRYHPRWREVRDADKYSRLREFGMALPKLRKQLEVLLDAPGFSRDKVMATVITLLDATLIRVGNTQYARDNRSYGLTTLRSRHVEINGSAILFQFRGKSGIEHQITVKDRRLARIIKRCLEIPGQNLFQYLDENGERHTVSSSDVNTYLQTLTGADFTAKDYRTWAGSALALAVLRELQWESEAEAKRHVVEMVKGVARQLGNTPAVCRKCYIHPAVVEHFMLGALAELPKPRIRKGLRKEEVALALFLERMSDMA from the coding sequence ATGCCCGATATTGCGCTGACCGATGTGTTGCCTTCGGACCTGCATTACGTCGATGACACCCAGCCGGGACTTACCCGCAAGAAGCTGCGCGGCAAGTTCTGCTACTTCGACGCAATTGGCCAGCGCATCCGCGATCCTGATGAAATCAAACGCATCAATGCGCTGGCTGTGCCGCCGGCCTACACCGATGTGTGGATCTGCGCGGACCCTCGCGGCCACCTGCAAGCCACCGGCCGCGATGCTCGCGGGCGCAAACAATACCGCTATCACCCACGCTGGCGCGAAGTGCGCGATGCCGACAAATACTCGCGACTGCGCGAGTTCGGCATGGCGCTGCCGAAGCTGCGCAAACAACTGGAGGTGCTGCTGGACGCGCCGGGGTTCAGCCGCGACAAGGTCATGGCTACGGTAATCACGCTGCTCGATGCCACGCTGATTCGCGTCGGCAATACGCAATACGCACGGGACAATCGATCGTACGGCCTGACCACCTTGCGCAGCCGGCATGTCGAGATCAATGGCAGCGCGATCCTGTTCCAGTTTCGCGGCAAGAGCGGTATCGAGCACCAGATCACCGTGAAAGACCGGCGCCTGGCGCGGATCATCAAGCGCTGCCTGGAAATCCCAGGGCAGAACCTGTTTCAGTATCTCGATGAAAACGGCGAGCGGCACACCGTCAGCTCTTCCGACGTCAACACTTACCTGCAAACCCTGACTGGCGCGGATTTCACCGCCAAGGACTACCGGACCTGGGCCGGCAGCGCCCTCGCCCTGGCGGTGTTGCGGGAGTTGCAATGGGAGTCGGAAGCCGAGGCCAAGCGGCATGTGGTGGAGATGGTCAAAGGTGTGGCGAGGCAATTGGGCAACACGCCGGCGGTGTGCCGCAAATGCTATATCCACCCGGCCGTGGTGGAGCATTTCATGCTGGGCGCACTGGCGGAGCTGCCAAAGCCGAGGATCCGCAAAGGTCTGCGCAAGGAAGAAGTCGCCTTGGCGCTATTTCTTGAGCGCATGTCTGACATGGCTTGA
- a CDS encoding ATP-binding cassette domain-containing protein, producing the protein MTHVSRTPALVSLNQLGFQLANGETIFDALDLKFDHTPTAIVGRNGVGKSVLARLITGQWQPTTGSVTRTVATTYVAQTWVAAPGETVAETTGSAATLQALERMSQGCASLEDFDLIGEQWDLAERLRRLLDDAGLAEVALTDLTEQLSGGQQARVALIGAFLSQASLLVLDEPTNHLDSSGRQWLMNSLARWHSGLIIVSHDRQLLDAMQRIVELNGVEANDFRGNYSAFREHQRIHQAAAQARLDQARSERQREHVRLRREHDTIQRHAANSRRKAETANIASFEYVAIKGAAREIMGHVRQGHQARKSELDAQVREAYAKVQPADSVLVNLPGSTVPNNRQVCTLIEAGLPWLPRAAATSRLSLVIRGPMRIAVSGPNGCGKSTLLKVLAGQWAPIGGVATTHVPFAFLDQQLAQLDDQRSITEQLMTQGTGLDEGTLRSNLAHLQLDARRATGCCASLSGGERLKAALALALWRTDPAQLLLLDEPTNHLDLPSVEAFERALQRFPGAIVAVSHDQDFLKALEPTHFLNWHRSGWLLQPTN; encoded by the coding sequence ATGACTCACGTCTCGCGTACGCCTGCCCTCGTCTCCCTGAATCAGCTAGGTTTCCAGCTCGCCAATGGCGAGACGATTTTCGATGCACTCGATTTGAAATTCGATCACACGCCGACCGCCATCGTCGGGCGCAATGGTGTCGGCAAAAGCGTACTGGCGCGCTTGATCACCGGACAATGGCAGCCCACCACCGGCAGCGTGACGCGCACAGTGGCCACAACCTACGTAGCGCAAACCTGGGTCGCCGCACCTGGCGAGACGGTCGCCGAGACCACCGGCAGCGCCGCCACTCTTCAGGCCCTGGAACGAATGAGCCAGGGCTGCGCATCCCTCGAGGATTTCGACCTCATTGGCGAACAATGGGATCTCGCGGAGCGATTGCGGCGCCTGCTCGATGACGCCGGGCTGGCCGAGGTCGCACTCACTGACTTGACCGAACAACTCAGTGGCGGCCAGCAAGCACGAGTCGCACTGATCGGCGCATTTTTGAGTCAGGCTTCGTTGCTGGTCCTTGATGAACCGACTAACCATCTGGATTCATCGGGACGGCAATGGCTGATGAACTCACTGGCGCGCTGGCACAGCGGGCTGATCATCGTCAGCCATGACCGGCAACTGCTCGATGCCATGCAACGGATTGTCGAATTGAATGGCGTGGAGGCAAATGACTTCCGCGGCAATTATTCGGCGTTCCGTGAGCATCAACGGATTCATCAGGCAGCGGCACAAGCGCGTCTCGATCAAGCCCGAAGCGAACGCCAGCGTGAACACGTACGGTTGCGGCGTGAACACGACACGATACAACGCCATGCAGCCAATTCCCGACGCAAAGCCGAAACCGCCAACATTGCCAGTTTCGAATATGTGGCGATCAAAGGCGCCGCCCGGGAAATCATGGGGCACGTCAGGCAGGGCCATCAGGCACGCAAGTCCGAGCTGGACGCCCAGGTACGGGAGGCATACGCCAAGGTACAACCCGCCGACAGTGTGCTGGTCAACCTGCCCGGAAGCACCGTGCCGAACAATCGTCAGGTTTGCACACTGATTGAAGCCGGATTGCCGTGGCTGCCCCGCGCAGCAGCAACGAGCCGCCTGAGCCTGGTGATCCGTGGTCCGATGCGAATCGCTGTCAGCGGTCCCAACGGGTGCGGCAAATCGACCCTGCTGAAAGTGCTGGCCGGGCAATGGGCACCAATCGGCGGAGTCGCCACGACTCACGTTCCTTTCGCGTTTCTTGATCAGCAACTGGCCCAACTGGACGATCAGCGCTCGATCACCGAACAGTTGATGACGCAGGGCACGGGACTGGACGAAGGTACGCTGCGCAGTAACCTCGCTCACCTGCAACTGGATGCTCGTCGCGCCACGGGGTGTTGCGCTTCATTGAGCGGTGGCGAACGCCTGAAAGCCGCACTGGCGCTGGCATTGTGGAGAACAGACCCCGCGCAATTGCTGTTGCTGGACGAACCGACCAATCATCTGGACCTGCCCTCGGTGGAAGCTTTCGAACGAGCTTTGCAGAGATTTCCGGGAGCGATAGTTGCCGTTTCGCACGACCAGGACTTCCTCAAGGCGCTGGAACCGACACACTTTCTGAACTGGCACCGTTCCGGTTGGTTACTTCAACCGACGAACTGA
- a CDS encoding TetR/AcrR family transcriptional regulator, with protein sequence MQTSLDPEDNFGAPPSPRRNPSQKRSRERQERILGVATRLIASKGSDQLKMSEIASLCEISIGSLYQYFPDKSSIILSLAQRYNAESRRCIQVALEKVHDSQSLEVAYSELLDLYYQVITAEPVMRDIWSGMQADKQLLDLELQESRIAAQMLTRAVLRAFPDANEQQVSDAAFLVWQLGESTMRLAISCSEAEGKRLVETFKRMSLREILHPTLADSLNSFT encoded by the coding sequence GTGCAAACATCCCTTGATCCTGAAGACAACTTCGGAGCGCCCCCCTCACCTCGCCGCAATCCGTCGCAAAAACGCAGCCGTGAACGGCAGGAACGGATTCTCGGCGTGGCTACACGGCTGATCGCCAGCAAGGGCAGCGATCAGTTGAAGATGAGCGAAATCGCTTCACTCTGCGAGATATCAATCGGTTCTCTCTATCAGTATTTTCCAGACAAAAGCTCGATCATCCTCAGCCTCGCGCAGCGTTACAACGCCGAAAGCCGTCGCTGCATTCAGGTTGCTCTGGAGAAGGTCCACGATTCCCAATCGCTGGAAGTCGCTTATTCGGAACTGCTGGATCTGTACTACCAGGTCATCACGGCAGAACCGGTCATGCGCGATATCTGGTCAGGCATGCAGGCCGACAAACAGCTGCTGGATCTGGAACTGCAGGAAAGTCGCATCGCGGCGCAAATGTTGACCCGTGCGGTGCTGCGCGCCTTTCCTGACGCCAATGAACAACAAGTGAGTGATGCGGCATTTCTGGTCTGGCAACTGGGTGAATCAACGATGCGCCTGGCCATTTCCTGCTCCGAGGCAGAAGGTAAGCGACTGGTCGAAACCTTCAAGCGTATGTCGCTTCGGGAAATACTGCATCCAACCCTCGCCGACTCTCTCAATTCTTTTACCTAA
- a CDS encoding NAD(P)H-binding protein, whose product MTSSETQSFLILGATGKTGSRISKRLIEEGHPVRPGSRNAPIPFDWDNPSTWSAALTGARAVYISYQPDLAMPGALETLQAFVSLAVEHHVKHLVLLSGRGEIEAQEAERIVQNSGIDWTVLRASWFFQNFSEAHFLEPIIEGQLVLPVGNIAEPFVDAEDIAEVAVQALTKPGHAGKLFELTGPKALTFAEAIQEIGSATGRDIQFIQVPSESYRKELENAQLPAPWVDLVLYLFTTVLDGRNTAVADGVRQALGRTANNFSAYARRTASTGVWNARE is encoded by the coding sequence ATGACAAGCTCAGAAACCCAATCCTTTCTGATACTCGGCGCTACCGGAAAAACCGGAAGCCGCATCAGCAAACGACTGATCGAAGAAGGACATCCGGTTCGACCAGGCTCACGCAATGCACCCATTCCATTCGATTGGGACAATCCTTCAACCTGGAGCGCAGCTCTGACGGGCGCGCGCGCAGTCTATATCTCCTATCAGCCCGATCTCGCCATGCCCGGCGCCTTGGAAACTCTGCAGGCGTTCGTTTCGCTCGCCGTCGAGCACCACGTCAAACACTTGGTACTGCTGTCAGGACGCGGTGAAATTGAAGCGCAAGAAGCTGAACGTATTGTGCAGAACAGCGGTATCGACTGGACAGTCCTGCGTGCCAGTTGGTTTTTCCAGAACTTCAGCGAAGCGCATTTCCTCGAGCCGATCATCGAAGGTCAGCTCGTGTTGCCAGTCGGCAATATCGCTGAACCGTTTGTTGATGCAGAAGATATTGCCGAGGTCGCCGTGCAGGCACTCACAAAACCCGGACATGCTGGAAAACTCTTTGAACTGACCGGGCCAAAAGCATTGACCTTCGCTGAGGCAATTCAGGAGATCGGCTCGGCAACAGGGCGCGATATCCAGTTCATACAAGTGCCGTCGGAGAGTTACCGCAAGGAACTTGAAAATGCGCAACTGCCAGCGCCCTGGGTTGATCTGGTGCTTTATCTCTTCACCACCGTTCTGGACGGGCGTAATACCGCTGTTGCCGATGGGGTAAGGCAAGCCTTGGGACGAACAGCCAATAACTTCAGTGCTTATGCCAGACGCACGGCTTCGACCGGGGTCTGGAATGCTCGGGAATGA
- the pgsA gene encoding CDP-diacylglycerol--glycerol-3-phosphate 3-phosphatidyltransferase — protein sequence MNIPNLITVLRVLLIPIFILLFYLPYQWSYLASSSVFAFAAATDWLDGYLARRLEQSTPFGAFLDPVADKLMVAVALVLLVQEHGNLWLTLPAAVIIGREIVVSALREWMAELGARAHVAVSNLGKWKTAAQMLALVILLANPKVFSFWVFIGYALLMVSAGLTLWSMVQYLRAAWPHLKTDVEKK from the coding sequence ATGAATATCCCTAATCTGATTACCGTTCTCCGTGTCCTGCTCATCCCGATCTTCATTTTGCTGTTCTATCTGCCTTACCAGTGGAGTTATCTGGCTTCAAGTTCGGTCTTTGCCTTCGCGGCAGCAACGGACTGGCTGGATGGTTATCTGGCACGACGCCTGGAGCAAAGCACACCGTTTGGTGCGTTCCTGGATCCTGTCGCTGACAAGTTGATGGTTGCTGTTGCACTGGTGTTGTTGGTGCAAGAGCACGGCAATCTGTGGCTCACACTGCCCGCTGCGGTCATCATCGGTCGCGAGATCGTCGTTTCGGCGCTGCGTGAGTGGATGGCCGAGCTCGGCGCACGGGCCCATGTGGCCGTGTCGAACCTGGGCAAATGGAAAACTGCTGCACAAATGCTTGCGTTGGTTATTCTCCTGGCCAACCCCAAGGTTTTCAGCTTTTGGGTTTTCATCGGTTATGCGTTGCTGATGGTATCGGCAGGCCTGACTCTGTGGTCGATGGTTCAATACCTTCGGGCTGCCTGGCCGCATCTGAAGACCGATGTTGAAAAGAAATAA
- the uvrC gene encoding excinuclease ABC subunit UvrC — MTETFDSGAFLSTVSGRPGVYRMFDSDARLLYVGKAKNLKKRLASYFRKTGLAPKTAALVGRIAQVETTITANETEALLLEQTLIKEWRPPYNILLRDDKSYPYVFLSDGQFPRLSIHRGAKKAKGKYFGPYPSAGAIRESLSLLQKTFFVRQCEDSYYKNRTRPCLQYQIKRCKAPCVGLVEPEVYAEDVRHSVMFLEGRSHALTNELSTAMEEAAINLEFERAAELRDQIALLRRVQDQQSMEGGTGDIDVIAAFVNPGGACVHLISVRGGRVLGSKNFFPQVGIEEDVAEVMAAFLGQYFISSPERDLPSELIVNVVHEDFPTLIEAIQELRGRELTISHRVRGTRARWQQLAVTNAEQALGARLANRQHVAARFEALAEVLNLDEPPQRLECYDISHSSGEATVASCVVFGPEGAIKSDYRRYNIEGVTAGDDYAAMHQALTRRFSKLKDGEGKLPDILLVDGGKGQLSMARDVLNELAVPDLILLGVAKGATRKAGFETLYLNDAAHEFTLRGDSPALHLIQQIRDEAHRFAITGHRARRGKTRRTSTLEGVAGVGPTRRRDLLKHFGGLQELSRASIEEIAKAPGISKKLAESIYANLHSE, encoded by the coding sequence ATGACTGAAACATTCGATTCCGGCGCCTTCCTGTCGACTGTCAGCGGGCGCCCTGGCGTTTATCGCATGTTCGACAGCGATGCGCGTCTGTTGTACGTCGGCAAGGCCAAGAATCTGAAGAAGCGCTTGGCCAGTTACTTTCGCAAGACCGGGCTGGCGCCGAAAACCGCTGCTCTCGTCGGGCGAATCGCCCAGGTCGAAACGACCATCACCGCCAACGAAACCGAAGCCCTGCTGCTTGAGCAAACGCTGATCAAGGAGTGGCGGCCGCCGTACAACATTCTGTTGCGTGATGATAAGTCCTATCCGTATGTGTTTCTGTCTGACGGGCAATTCCCTCGTCTCAGCATCCATCGCGGCGCGAAGAAGGCCAAGGGCAAGTACTTCGGGCCTTATCCGAGTGCCGGGGCCATTCGCGAAAGCCTCAGTCTTCTGCAAAAGACGTTTTTCGTGCGTCAGTGCGAAGACAGCTATTACAAAAACCGGACCCGTCCGTGCCTGCAATACCAGATCAAACGCTGCAAGGCTCCCTGTGTCGGGCTGGTCGAACCAGAGGTCTACGCCGAAGACGTACGACACTCGGTGATGTTTCTCGAGGGCCGCAGCCATGCGTTGACCAATGAACTGTCGACGGCGATGGAAGAGGCAGCAATCAATCTCGAGTTCGAACGCGCTGCAGAGCTGCGCGACCAGATTGCATTGCTGCGTCGCGTCCAGGATCAGCAGAGCATGGAAGGCGGGACTGGCGACATCGATGTGATCGCAGCTTTCGTCAACCCCGGTGGCGCCTGCGTGCATTTGATCAGTGTGCGGGGTGGGCGGGTTCTGGGGAGCAAGAACTTCTTTCCGCAGGTTGGCATCGAGGAAGACGTTGCCGAAGTCATGGCGGCGTTTCTTGGCCAGTATTTCATCAGCAGTCCTGAGCGGGATTTGCCAAGCGAGCTGATCGTCAACGTCGTTCACGAAGACTTTCCCACGCTGATCGAGGCGATTCAGGAACTTCGCGGGCGCGAACTGACGATCAGTCATCGGGTTCGCGGTACGAGGGCGCGCTGGCAGCAGCTGGCCGTGACCAACGCCGAACAGGCGCTGGGCGCGAGACTGGCCAACCGTCAGCACGTTGCTGCGCGATTCGAGGCCTTGGCCGAGGTGCTGAATCTCGATGAACCGCCGCAACGGCTGGAGTGCTATGACATCAGTCATTCCAGTGGCGAGGCAACCGTCGCATCCTGTGTGGTCTTCGGGCCGGAAGGGGCGATCAAGTCGGATTACCGTCGATACAACATCGAAGGCGTGACGGCCGGTGATGATTATGCGGCCATGCATCAGGCATTGACCCGGCGCTTCAGCAAGCTGAAGGACGGGGAGGGAAAGTTGCCGGACATTCTGCTGGTGGATGGTGGCAAAGGGCAGTTGTCGATGGCGCGTGATGTGCTCAACGAACTGGCCGTGCCGGACCTGATCCTGCTCGGTGTCGCGAAGGGCGCGACGCGCAAGGCGGGGTTCGAGACTTTGTATCTGAATGATGCCGCGCATGAGTTCACATTGCGTGGCGATTCTCCGGCGCTGCATCTGATTCAACAGATCCGTGATGAAGCTCACCGCTTTGCAATCACCGGACACCGTGCGCGTCGTGGCAAAACCCGTCGTACGTCAACGCTGGAAGGCGTGGCGGGCGTAGGTCCGACCCGGCGCAGGGACTTGCTGAAACATTTTGGTGGATTGCAGGAGCTGTCTCGTGCAAGCATCGAAGAGATCGCCAAAGCACCGGGGATCAGCAAAAAGCTAGCAGAGTCGATTTATGCAAACCTGCATAGTGAGTAG
- the gacA gene encoding response regulator transcription factor GacA encodes MIRVLVVDDHDLVRTGITRMLADIDGLQVVGQAESGEESLIKARELKPDVVLMDVKMPGIGGLEATRKLLRSHPDIKVVAVTVCEEDPFPTRLLQAGAAGYLTKGAGLPEMVPAIRLVFAGQRYISPQIAQQLAIKSFQPTSDSPFDALSEREIQIALMIVGCQKVQIISDKLCLSPKTVNTYRYRIFEKLSISSDVELTLLAVRHGMVDASL; translated from the coding sequence TTGATTAGGGTGCTAGTGGTCGATGACCATGATCTCGTTCGTACAGGCATTACACGAATGCTGGCCGATATCGATGGCCTGCAAGTGGTCGGTCAGGCCGAGTCCGGGGAAGAATCCCTTATCAAGGCCCGTGAGTTGAAGCCCGACGTGGTACTGATGGACGTCAAGATGCCCGGCATCGGCGGCCTGGAAGCCACGCGCAAACTATTGCGCAGCCATCCGGACATCAAGGTGGTCGCGGTCACCGTGTGCGAAGAAGATCCGTTTCCTACACGATTGCTGCAGGCGGGTGCCGCGGGCTACCTGACCAAAGGTGCCGGCTTGCCGGAAATGGTACCGGCCATCCGCCTGGTCTTTGCCGGTCAGCGTTACATCAGCCCGCAAATTGCCCAGCAATTGGCAATCAAGTCGTTTCAGCCAACCAGTGACTCTCCGTTCGATGCCTTGTCCGAGCGGGAAATCCAGATTGCGCTGATGATTGTCGGTTGTCAGAAGGTGCAGATCATTTCCGACAAATTGTGCCTGTCGCCAAAAACCGTAAACACCTACCGTTACCGCATTTTCGAGAAGCTTTCGATCAGCAGCGATGTCGAGCTGACGCTTCTGGCAGTTCGTCACGGCATGGTTGATGCCAGCCTCTGA
- a CDS encoding GNAT family N-acetyltransferase, with protein MQVVDVQTSFELRPASPDDLSFTREITRRNMLRYYINYDLLWQDKAFDLAWAGRESWLIECDGRPVGYFSLSRDARALYIRELQVCEGFQGQGAGSWAIDQVVAIARQERRPALRLTVFKNNPAQCLYRRKGMVVQGEDECFLRMQLDFSAPVL; from the coding sequence ATGCAGGTGGTGGATGTGCAAACAAGCTTTGAACTGCGACCGGCATCGCCGGATGACCTGTCGTTTACGCGAGAAATCACCCGTCGGAATATGCTTCGCTATTACATCAACTACGATCTGTTGTGGCAGGACAAAGCATTCGATCTTGCCTGGGCCGGGCGCGAGAGCTGGTTGATTGAATGCGATGGCAGGCCCGTCGGTTATTTCAGCCTCAGTCGTGATGCTCGCGCGCTGTATATTCGCGAATTGCAGGTCTGCGAGGGATTTCAGGGACAAGGTGCAGGATCCTGGGCGATCGATCAGGTTGTTGCAATCGCGCGCCAGGAACGTCGACCGGCATTGCGACTGACCGTGTTCAAGAATAATCCGGCGCAATGCCTGTATCGCAGAAAAGGAATGGTTGTGCAGGGCGAGGACGAATGTTTCCTGAGGATGCAGCTCGATTTCAGTGCACCTGTGCTCTGA
- a CDS encoding 3-deoxy-7-phosphoheptulonate synthase: MNSSVSALPLSTLNPANEALTLRLPSSLQLKQQLPLSNALNQQVADHRQAIRAILNGEDHRLLVVVGPCSIHDPESALEYAGKLARLANEVSGEMLLVMRAYVEKPRTTVGWKGLAYDPRLDGSDDMAAGLTLSRELMLEMIRLGLPVATELLQPMAAGYFDDLLSWVAIGARTTESQIHREMASGLSMPVGFKNGTDGGVAIAVDAMRSAAHPHRHFGVDSQGHPAIIPTSGNPDTHLVLRGGHQGPNYDRASVSRIHTELSRLKIPSRIMVDCSHANSGKDPLRQPEVFNDVLEQRLQGDRSLVGMMIESHLFEGCQPLSASLRYGVSVTDGCLGFTATERLLLDAAERLRKPSLA, encoded by the coding sequence ATGAACTCGTCCGTTTCTGCTCTGCCACTGTCCACCCTGAATCCAGCCAACGAAGCGTTGACCCTGCGTCTGCCCAGCTCGCTGCAACTCAAGCAGCAATTGCCCCTGAGCAATGCCTTGAACCAGCAGGTTGCCGATCACCGTCAGGCAATCCGCGCCATACTCAATGGCGAAGACCACCGTTTGCTGGTCGTCGTCGGCCCTTGCTCCATTCACGACCCTGAATCCGCGCTCGAATACGCAGGCAAACTTGCTCGACTGGCCAATGAAGTCAGCGGCGAAATGCTCCTTGTGATGCGTGCTTACGTCGAAAAACCCCGCACCACCGTCGGCTGGAAAGGCCTGGCCTACGATCCCCGTCTCGATGGCAGCGACGACATGGCCGCCGGCCTGACATTGTCACGTGAACTGATGCTGGAGATGATCCGCCTCGGTCTGCCGGTTGCCACCGAACTGCTGCAGCCCATGGCGGCTGGCTACTTCGACGACCTGCTCAGTTGGGTCGCCATCGGTGCGCGGACAACCGAATCACAGATTCATCGTGAAATGGCCAGCGGGCTGAGCATGCCGGTCGGCTTCAAGAACGGCACTGACGGGGGCGTGGCTATTGCCGTCGACGCAATGCGTTCAGCGGCTCATCCACATCGCCATTTCGGCGTAGACAGCCAGGGCCATCCGGCAATCATTCCGACTTCGGGCAACCCGGATACACACCTGGTCCTGCGCGGTGGCCATCAAGGACCTAACTACGATCGCGCCAGCGTGTCCCGAATCCATACCGAGCTGAGCCGACTGAAGATCCCGAGCCGGATCATGGTCGACTGCAGCCATGCCAACAGCGGCAAGGACCCTCTTCGTCAGCCGGAGGTTTTCAACGATGTGCTGGAACAGCGCCTCCAGGGAGACCGTTCGCTGGTCGGCATGATGATCGAGTCGCATCTGTTCGAAGGATGCCAGCCGTTGAGTGCGTCGTTGCGCTACGGCGTCTCGGTAACGGATGGCTGCCTGGGTTTCACTGCCACGGAACGCCTGCTTCTCGATGCTGCGGAGCGACTTCGGAAACCATCCCTGGCCTGA